One region of Thermoplasma sp. Kam2015 genomic DNA includes:
- a CDS encoding glycosyltransferase family 2 protein codes for MRIYNEVLVKSEASKTVNIVVPTPDMSSEIYKKARFRLSIASQVARESASFYLTTVESSGSEFNYSRSVNSGLEELEADYYLNINDDFLVYDDALLNSILMAESYRIGVLGALSFYPTGKIQHAGIGYMRSLSLAYLKYMALQNRAPFFMLKQYERHLKEGNLDFIVFYNSHIYKLPKKGLVTGAYHFISRDTIKSTGGYDENFRMGSEDIDFCLEAIKKGFKVAMTTVVKGIHYETYHGLNYSKLFGKDTERYFLSKWNKRLIESLLDRNGELYLD; via the coding sequence ATGAGAATATACAATGAAGTGCTGGTTAAGTCGGAGGCCTCTAAGACAGTAAATATAGTCGTACCTACGCCAGATATGAGCAGTGAGATTTATAAAAAGGCCCGGTTTAGATTGAGCATTGCTTCGCAAGTGGCACGCGAATCTGCCAGTTTCTATCTGACCACTGTTGAGAGCTCAGGTTCTGAGTTCAATTATTCTAGATCCGTTAATTCAGGCTTGGAGGAACTTGAAGCTGATTATTATCTGAACATCAACGACGACTTTCTCGTTTACGATGATGCGCTTTTGAACTCAATTTTGATGGCAGAATCATACAGGATCGGTGTCTTGGGTGCATTATCCTTTTATCCGACCGGGAAGATACAGCATGCGGGAATAGGATATATGAGGTCGCTATCGCTGGCATATCTTAAGTATATGGCATTGCAAAACAGAGCTCCATTTTTTATGTTAAAGCAGTATGAGCGGCATCTGAAAGAGGGGAATCTCGATTTTATTGTCTTCTACAATTCGCATATTTATAAACTACCAAAAAAGGGCCTTGTAACTGGTGCATATCATTTTATTAGCAGAGATACTATAAAATCAACCGGCGGATATGATGAAAACTTTAGAATGGGATCAGAGGACATCGACTTCTGCCTTGAAGCCATCAAGAAAGGATTCAAGGTAGCAATGACTACAGTCGTAAAGGGCATCCACTATGAGACTTACCACGGTCTAAACTACTCAAAGTTGTTTGGAAAGGATACGGAGAGATATTTTCTAAGTAAATGGAATAAGAGGCTTATAGAGAGCTTGCTGGACAGGAATGGGGAGCTCTATTTGGACTAG
- a CDS encoding NAD-dependent epimerase/dehydratase family protein, with the protein MLDLARRYDFRYVHISTDEVYGESEVDELSPVNPSSPYSSSKASADLFVKSYIRTYGVDALIVRPSNAYGPRQYPEKFIPKAIIRTIMGLHVPLYGDGTQRRNWIYVEDLSRIIKDIAENGKSGEIYNAAGSGTLENREVLAEIGKHMKLSIRRVEDRPGHDVIYAMRNTKLRYELTPFDKGIAITVDWYVKNEWWWRPLINDEYFKEDTPWNWDEPKQKNSDL; encoded by the coding sequence GTGTTGGATCTTGCCAGGAGATACGATTTCAGGTACGTTCACATATCTACGGACGAGGTCTACGGTGAGAGCGAAGTGGACGAGCTTTCGCCGGTCAATCCATCATCGCCATATTCCTCGTCGAAGGCCTCGGCGGATCTATTCGTGAAATCGTACATACGCACGTACGGCGTCGATGCTTTGATCGTTAGGCCTTCGAATGCATACGGGCCTAGGCAGTATCCGGAGAAATTCATCCCAAAGGCGATAATAAGGACGATCATGGGCCTCCATGTCCCGCTCTACGGCGATGGAACGCAGAGGCGGAACTGGATATACGTGGAAGACCTTTCAAGGATCATAAAGGACATTGCGGAAAACGGTAAAAGTGGTGAAATATACAATGCTGCAGGATCCGGTACGCTGGAGAATAGAGAAGTTCTTGCTGAGATCGGGAAACACATGAAGTTATCGATCAGGCGCGTAGAGGATAGGCCAGGTCATGACGTGATCTACGCTATGAGGAATACGAAATTGAGGTATGAGTTGACGCCTTTTGATAAGGGAATAGCCATTACTGTGGATTGGTATGTCAAAAATGAATGGTGGTGGAGGCCGCTTATAAACGATGAATATTTTAAAGAGGATACACCCTGGAATTGGGATGAGCCAAAGCAGAAAAATTCTGATCTATAA
- a CDS encoding NAD(P)-dependent oxidoreductase, producing MNILVTGGTGYIGRILVPELLSRGHHVSVIDRGFLDYDDPEDEYDGAYIIREDIRTCDPSLLRGFDAVIDLAALSNDPSGDLDKMATWDINYIGRVRIARLAKKLGTKRYVVASSCSVYGFREGISDESTPTNPLTTYAEANVAVERDNLSLNDNSFRATALRFATVFGYSKRFRLDLVINAMTFYGYKNRIVRMMRDGNQYRPFIHVKDVSRALIQAIESNDEIGGRAINIGNEKLNMRIKDVAQIVMNKLGKDTKLELYGDPDNRSYQVKFDSARDLLKFETKFDLEYGVEEIIDRCKEGLEDLPQMHTVNYYKMLLNSESNINKFLNLKAKIIF from the coding sequence ATGAATATACTTGTAACTGGTGGTACAGGATATATAGGAAGAATACTGGTTCCAGAACTATTGAGCAGAGGTCATCATGTATCCGTTATCGATAGGGGATTCTTGGATTATGATGATCCGGAGGATGAATATGACGGCGCTTACATAATCAGAGAAGACATTAGAACCTGCGATCCATCTCTTTTGCGTGGTTTCGATGCTGTTATTGATCTCGCCGCGCTCTCTAACGATCCATCCGGTGATCTTGACAAAATGGCCACCTGGGATATAAATTACATAGGAAGAGTTAGGATAGCGAGGTTGGCCAAAAAACTTGGAACTAAAAGATACGTCGTAGCCTCATCATGCTCTGTATATGGCTTCAGGGAAGGAATATCAGACGAATCAACACCAACCAATCCACTTACAACTTATGCGGAAGCAAATGTTGCCGTTGAGAGGGATAACCTTTCTTTGAATGATAACTCCTTTAGAGCAACTGCTCTAAGATTCGCTACGGTATTCGGTTATTCAAAGAGATTCAGACTAGATCTGGTTATTAATGCTATGACTTTCTACGGATATAAGAATAGAATCGTAAGGATGATGAGGGACGGAAATCAGTATAGACCTTTCATACATGTAAAGGATGTCTCAAGGGCTCTAATCCAAGCAATAGAATCGAACGACGAGATCGGCGGGAGAGCTATTAACATAGGTAATGAGAAGCTCAACATGCGGATAAAGGATGTTGCACAAATCGTCATGAATAAACTGGGAAAGGATACAAAATTAGAATTATATGGCGATCCAGACAACAGATCCTATCAGGTAAAATTTGATTCCGCACGCGATCTGCTCAAATTCGAGACGAAATTCGATCTTGAATATGGCGTAGAGGAGATAATCGACAGATGCAAGGAAGGGTTGGAGGATCTGCCTCAGATGCATACGGTTAATTATTATAAAATGTTGTTAAACAGTGAAAGCAACATAAATAAATTTTTAAATCTAAAGGCCAAAATTATATTTTGA
- the rfbC gene encoding dTDP-4-dehydrorhamnose 3,5-epimerase, which translates to MPFLFKRTDIEGVTLVEPKVFGDERGYFYETYKKSEFSKNGISIDLDQDNQSFSKKGVLRGLHFQKEPYAQGKLVRVITGKIFDVAVDIRENSNTFGKYVFAVLSGENKNMLWIPEGFAHGFLALEDSIVHYKATHEYNKESEGGIIWNDPDINIKWPMKPEIISDKDKTWPTLKEFRANKFIK; encoded by the coding sequence ATGCCATTCTTATTTAAGAGGACCGATATAGAAGGCGTAACGCTTGTGGAACCTAAAGTGTTTGGAGACGAAAGAGGTTATTTTTATGAAACGTACAAGAAAAGCGAGTTCTCCAAGAACGGAATTTCCATCGATCTTGATCAGGATAACCAAAGTTTTTCAAAAAAGGGGGTGTTGAGGGGGCTCCATTTTCAAAAGGAACCATATGCACAAGGTAAACTTGTGAGGGTGATAACTGGAAAGATATTTGACGTTGCGGTTGACATTCGGGAGAACTCTAATACCTTTGGCAAATACGTTTTCGCCGTACTGAGCGGTGAAAATAAGAACATGCTCTGGATCCCTGAAGGCTTCGCCCATGGTTTTCTAGCGCTGGAAGATTCAATAGTTCATTATAAGGCTACGCATGAATATAATAAAGAAAGCGAGGGAGGCATAATATGGAATGATCCAGATATAAATATAAAATGGCCGATGAAGCCAGAAATAATATCGGACAAGGATAAGACATGGCCTACACTGAAGGAATTCAGAGCAAACAAATTTATAAAATAG